The proteins below are encoded in one region of Aquabacterium sp. NJ1:
- a CDS encoding DUF805 domain-containing protein: protein MNFEQSIKTCFSKYATFSGTASRSEYWWFFLFLVIAGIATSVIDHKLNLLFTLATLLPSIAAATRRLHDTHRSGWWQLIVLVPVLGFIVLVVFLAQKGQSGD from the coding sequence ATGAACTTCGAACAATCCATAAAGACGTGCTTTTCTAAGTACGCCACATTTTCCGGAACCGCCTCGCGATCCGAGTACTGGTGGTTCTTTTTGTTTTTGGTCATTGCGGGAATTGCGACTTCCGTGATTGATCACAAACTCAACTTATTGTTCACGCTGGCAACCTTGCTTCCCTCCATCGCTGCAGCAACTCGGCGTCTTCATGACACCCACAGGAGCGGATGGTGGCAATTGATTGTTCTTGTCCCTGTCCTCGGATTCATTGTGCTTGTCGTGTTTCTTGCCCAAAAAGGGCAATCAGGCGACTAA